DNA from Variovorax sp. PBL-H6:
AGAGGCTGGGTCGAAGTAGCGGTTGAGGGAGGCCGAAACGGTGGCCAGCTCATTGCGGGCCATGTCGAACTGCCGGGAAAGGAGGGCGAGCCGCGCGTTGAGCAATTGCAGCTTCAGGTTCTCGCGCAAGAAGAAGGTCTGGTCGGGCGACAGCAGCACGGCCTCGGGGCGGTCGATGCGGCCCACGCGCAGCAGCGAGCGCGCCTCGTTGCGCACCATCAGCAGCGCGCGGTGCCACCAGGGCGCATCACCCGGCATTGGCTCGGCTTGCCAGGGGTTGAGGCCCGTGCCGCGTGTGGCTACCGCGTTGAGCGGCGGCAGTTCGTCCACCATGCGTACAAGATCGTCGAGCTTGCGCAGCGTCTCGCCGCTCTCGGCCGTGGCGCCCGCCTGCAGACGCTCGACGTCGCGCTGCATGGCGCGCTGCAGCGGCGCCAACCGCGGCTGGGCGGCGCGTGCGATACGCAGGTCCCCGGCTTTGAGGGCGGCCAGCAGCGGCTGCACATTGCCCGTGACCTCGGCCTGCTGAAGCGCGAGGCGGACTGCGGACTCGATATCGACCACCAGGTTCTCGTCGCGCGAGCGCGAGAGGCTCTGCATCAGCTCCTCGAGTTGCGAACGCTGCAGCGCCACTTCCGCTACCCGGGTCTCGTTCAGTGCCAGCCGCGCCGCGGTGTCTCGCACGGTCTCCTGGGCTTGGCGCGCGAGGGTGCGGGCCTCCATGGACTGCGCCATGGCATCGGCACTCTGCCGGGCCAGTTGCTCCTGCATCCCATTGACCTTTTGCCAAAGAACCAGTACCGCCACCAGCGCGAGCACTGCGGCCCCGGCAAGGAGTGCGAGCAAAATTTTCGAGAGCGTGGCTGCGGGGAGCGGCGCCGTCTGCAGAGGCGCCGGTACGGGAGGGCGCGCCGCCGGTTCCTGCAGGCTTTCATTCAAGACAGAGGCGTCGCTCATGCGAAGGATTCTATCGACGCGACCAGCGCGCCCGGCGTCGCGGAAGAGATGCGCACCGCCCCGAAACCGGCGGCCCGCGCGGCTTCCGCAATGCGCGGATGCGTGGCGACCGCGCGCGCGGACGCCCATGCCGTCCCAGGCATTGCGGCACGCAGACGTGCTATGGCCTCCGCACTGCTGAAGAGCCAGATCGCCTCGCCGCGTGCCCCCTCGGCGGCCAGTGCCTGCTCGGCCTCGCCGAACGGCGCGGCAATGCGGCGGTAGGCGACGACGATGTCACAGGCACCGCCAGCTGCGACGATCTCGCGTGACAGCCAGGCGCGTCCGGCCGGCTGCCCCGCCGAATCGCCGCCCCGTACGATCAGCACGCGCAAGCCGGGACCTACCTGCGTACGCACCCTGGCCCAAAGTGCTTCTGAATCGAACTGCCCGGCGTCGGCGCCCGGCGCATCGATCGCCGAGGCCGCAACGCCGGCTTGCTGCAGCGCACGCACGGTGCCAGGGCCGGTGGCCCAACAGCGTGGACGCAAGCCGCCAGCAATGACGCCGGCAGCATCGAAGAAATGCTCGACCGCTGCGGCGCTCACGAACATCACGGCGGCGTAGTGACCGAGGCGCTGCAGCGCCGCGTCGAGATCTCTCCGGTCGACCACCGGGGCGATCCCGATCAGGGGCAGGGCCCGCGCGTCCAGCCCGGCAGTGCGCAGCGCCTCGACCGAGCGCGCCGCCTCGCGGGCCGGGCGCGTGACGATCACTCTTGGCGCCGGCATGTCATTCAGTGTGCGCCCGCCTCACGCAGCAGGCGGGCGGCTCCCTCGCCGAGCGCAACCGCATGAGCAGGATCGTTGACCTCGGCGTGCGCGTGGATCCGCACAAGCTGCGCGGCGCCCTCGGGATCGCCCCAGGCGGCATCGATGCGCAGACGGTCGCCGTCCTGCCAGCGTGCGTGGGCCGCAAGGGGCATCGAGCAACTGCCGCCCATGGCACGGCTGATTGCCCGCTCGGCCGCGGTGGCGAGCTGGTCGCGCAGGCTGGCGAGCGGCGCCAGCAGGGAGATCAGATCGCTGCGGTCGGCCCGCACCTCGATGCCCAGCGCGCCCTGTCCCGCGGCCGGCAGCATGGCCTCGGGTTCGAAGACGGCGCGGATGCGACGCTCGAGGCCCAGTCGCTTGAGGCCGGCGGCCGCCAGCACGATGGCGTCGTATTGCCCTTCGTCGAGCTTGCGCAATCGGGTGTCGAGGTTGCCGCGCAGGGGCTCGATGCGCAGGTCGGGGCGCAACGCGCGCAGCAACACGACCCGACGCAGGCTGGAAGTGCCGACCACGGCACGCTGCGGCAAAGCTTCGAGCGAGGGGTAGTTCGGCGACACGAGCGCATCGCGCGGGTCTTCGCGCTCCAGAACGCAGGCCAGCACGAAGCCTTCGGGCAGGTCCATGGGCACGTCCTTGAGCGAGTGCACTGCGATGTCGGCATGGCCTTCTTCGAGCGCCAGCTCGAGTTCCTTCACGAACAGGCCCTTGCCGCCAACCTTGGCCAGCGAACGATCGAGAATCTGGTCGCCGCGGGTGGTCATTCCGAGCAGGCTGGCCGTGTGACCTAGTTGCTGGAGCAACGATTGCACGTGCTCGGCCTGCCAGAGAGCCAGGCGACTTTCGCGCGTGGCGATCACGATGTTGCTCAAGGGGCCGCTTCCGTTACTGTGGTTACGGGTGGGAATGCTAGCATTGTTGCAATGCAGCAACGCAGGGCCGACCCGGTTGAACGAGGAGAAATGTCGATGAAAAGCAAGACCAGCGCTTCTTCCACCATCAGGCGCCGCGATGGCGACGAACAACTGCTGATCGACGACATCCGCCTGCTCGGACGCATTCTCGGCGACGTGATTCGCGAGCAGGAGGGCGACGAGGCCTTCGATCTGGTAGAGA
Protein-coding regions in this window:
- the hemC gene encoding hydroxymethylbilane synthase, translated to MSNIVIATRESRLALWQAEHVQSLLQQLGHTASLLGMTTRGDQILDRSLAKVGGKGLFVKELELALEEGHADIAVHSLKDVPMDLPEGFVLACVLEREDPRDALVSPNYPSLEALPQRAVVGTSSLRRVVLLRALRPDLRIEPLRGNLDTRLRKLDEGQYDAIVLAAAGLKRLGLERRIRAVFEPEAMLPAAGQGALGIEVRADRSDLISLLAPLASLRDQLATAAERAISRAMGGSCSMPLAAHARWQDGDRLRIDAAWGDPEGAAQLVRIHAHAEVNDPAHAVALGEGAARLLREAGAH
- a CDS encoding uroporphyrinogen-III synthase encodes the protein MPAPRVIVTRPAREAARSVEALRTAGLDARALPLIGIAPVVDRRDLDAALQRLGHYAAVMFVSAAAVEHFFDAAGVIAGGLRPRCWATGPGTVRALQQAGVAASAIDAPGADAGQFDSEALWARVRTQVGPGLRVLIVRGGDSAGQPAGRAWLSREIVAAGGACDIVVAYRRIAAPFGEAEQALAAEGARGEAIWLFSSAEAIARLRAAMPGTAWASARAVATHPRIAEAARAAGFGAVRISSATPGALVASIESFA
- a CDS encoding uroporphyrinogen-III C-methyltransferase; protein product: MSDASVLNESLQEPAARPPVPAPLQTAPLPAATLSKILLALLAGAAVLALVAVLVLWQKVNGMQEQLARQSADAMAQSMEARTLARQAQETVRDTAARLALNETRVAEVALQRSQLEELMQSLSRSRDENLVVDIESAVRLALQQAEVTGNVQPLLAALKAGDLRIARAAQPRLAPLQRAMQRDVERLQAGATAESGETLRKLDDLVRMVDELPPLNAVATRGTGLNPWQAEPMPGDAPWWHRALLMVRNEARSLLRVGRIDRPEAVLLSPDQTFFLRENLKLQLLNARLALLSRQFDMARNELATVSASLNRYFDPASRRVQAAATLLQQLQAQIKTSEPPRINETLAALTTAAAGR